TTCCGTCGCGGCCTCGACCGGGCTGGCGTGTCGCAGTAGCTCCTCGATTGCGGGCCCGAGCAGATTCGGCTCTCGCCGAAGCCGTTCCAGTTGATCAGGATGCTGCAGCAACGCCAGTGTGCCGTTGCCGATGAGATGCGCCGTCGTTTCATGTCCGGCGATGAGAATCAGCGATGTCATTGAGAATAGTTCTGTCTCCGAGAGACGATCACCATCCCCTTCGGCACGAACGAGCGCGCTGATCAGGTCATCCTGAGGTCGGCCTCGACGCAGAGCGAACAGGCTCCGGAAGAAATCAACGTACTCATCGACGGCCGAGGCGAGTTGCTCAACGGACTTGTCTGTGGGCGGTGCGGAGATGAAGGCGCTCGACCATGCACGCAATCTCACGCGATCTTGGTCTGGCACGCCGAGCAGCTCACCGATGATGGTTATCGGAATGGGCAGTGCATAGTCAGTGATAAGATCGGCCTCACCGCGCGGTGCCATCTTGTCCAGCAGCTCATCGGCCAACTGCTGGATTCGTGGACGTAGTCCGTCGATGCGCCGTGGAGTGAACGCTCGACTGACCAATGCACGAAGACGTGTGTGGTTCGGTGGATCCTGCGAAAGCATGCTTTGCTGAAGCAGCGCCAATGCCGGCGTGAGCTTCGGGAATCGTGACTTCTGTGCGGGAGTAAGAACGTGCCTCGCATCCTTCACGAACCGAGGATCGCTGAGAACCGCCATTGCGTCATCGTAGCGCGCAATAAGCCAGATCGGACCGACGCCGGCCAGGTTCACTCGATGTACCGGCCGCTCCACCTGCAACTGTCGAAACAAGGGAAACGGGTCGGCTTTGAATGCAGCGTCGAACGGTGCGTATTCGTTCATGCTGGCTCGGAGACCCCCGGTGCGTCAGCAGCCCCGCAATATTGGGTCCGGCCAGTTGCCCTTCTCCAGCATGCGGAAGGCGGCGCTACATCAGTTGGGGTCTTGCGGGTACGGGGAACTGCCCCTGCGTCGTTTCGGTCAGGCTCGGACGCGCGCCCGCCAGTCGTCCAGCACGTCGCGGAGCGTCTGCTCGAACGGGATCTCCGTGCGCCAGCCCGTGGCCGCCTCGATCTTCGAGCAGTCGGCGTACATGGCGGGGATCTCGCTCGGGCGCATCCTGGCCGGGTCTACCACGACCTCTGGCCGGACCGTCGTCAGGACCAGCAGGTCGTCGAGGATGCTCTGGATCGTCCGGCCCACGCCCGAGCCGAGGTTGTAGACCTCGCCCGGCTCGCCGCGCTCGATCAGCAGCCGGTAGCCCCGCACGATGTCGCGCACATCCGAGAAGTCGCGCACACCGCTCAGGTTGCCGACGGCCATCCTCGGCTCAGCGCCGCACAGCTCCATCCGCGCAACCTGCTGTGCGAAGTCGGTTGTCACGAAGCCGGGCGCTTGCCCTGGCCCGATGTGCGTGAACGGGCGTGCCCGAACGACCTGGAGCATCCGCGCTCGGAAGTACTGGTGGCCCAGCATGTCCTGGGTGACCTTGCTGACGGCGTACGGACTGACCGGCCGCAGCTCCTTGTGCTCCTCGATCGGCAGCTCTGATGGGTCGGTCAGCCCGTACTCCTCGTTGGAGCCGATGACCAGGATGCGGGCCTCGGGCGCGAGCTTCACGCAAGCGTCGAGCAGGTGCACCTGCCCCACAATGTTGTTCTGGAGCGTCTCCAGCGGCGATTCGAACGACCGCATCACCGAGGCCTGACTGGCGAGGTGGTAGACGGCGTCCGGGCGCGCATCTGCGACTGCCTGCTCGACCGAGTCGCGGTCCATCAGATCCGCGACGGTCATCCTGATGGCCGGGTCCAGCCCCCCGACATCGCGTCCTGCACGCGACAGCCCCCAGATCTCGTGACCGCCCTGAGCGAAGAGATGCGCCGCGAGGTGCCGACCGGCAAAGCCGGCCACTCCGGTGATCAACACACGCATCGAACGGTCGGCCTCCGGCGAGTTGTCAGCTATCAGCGGTCAG
The window above is part of the Chloroflexota bacterium genome. Proteins encoded here:
- a CDS encoding cytochrome P450, with product MNEYAPFDAAFKADPFPLFRQLQVERPVHRVNLAGVGPIWLIARYDDAMAVLSDPRFVKDARHVLTPAQKSRFPKLTPALALLQQSMLSQDPPNHTRLRALVSRAFTPRRIDGLRPRIQQLADELLDKMAPRGEADLITDYALPIPITIIGELLGVPDQDRVRLRAWSSAFISAPPTDKSVEQLASAVDEYVDFFRSLFALRRGRPQDDLISALVRAEGDGDRLSETELFSMTSLILIAGHETTAHLIGNGTLALLQHPDQLERLRREPNLLGPAIEELLRHASPVEAATERWAAEDITVGGVTIPRGELVHVLLGSANRDANRYIDPDTLDLTRDARQHLAFGHGIHYCVGAPLARLEGRIALGTLIQRLPDLRLTVPFDQLRWRPGIVLRGLAHLPVAFGRRK
- a CDS encoding GDP-mannose 4,6-dehydratase; the encoded protein is MRVLITGVAGFAGRHLAAHLFAQGGHEIWGLSRAGRDVGGLDPAIRMTVADLMDRDSVEQAVADARPDAVYHLASQASVMRSFESPLETLQNNIVGQVHLLDACVKLAPEARILVIGSNEEYGLTDPSELPIEEHKELRPVSPYAVSKVTQDMLGHQYFRARMLQVVRARPFTHIGPGQAPGFVTTDFAQQVARMELCGAEPRMAVGNLSGVRDFSDVRDIVRGYRLLIERGEPGEVYNLGSGVGRTIQSILDDLLVLTTVRPEVVVDPARMRPSEIPAMYADCSKIEAATGWRTEIPFEQTLRDVLDDWRARVRA